GCGTTGAACTCGGCGACGTACTTGATGTAGACGTTCGAGATGCCCAGCGTCGAGATGCCGACATAACTGACGAGGATGAAGACCATGCTCCAGATGCCGTAGGCATCGAGGCCAATGCGCGCCAGCACAAAGGGCGGAATCAGGATGCGCGTGACCATGTAGCCCACGCGCGCGAGCATGGTCGCCGAGACGTTGCGCCGCACGGTGCTGTGAACGGATGCAGTTTCGGACTGCACGGCCGATGCGACGGCGGGCGGCGGCAGCATCTCGTCCTGCTGCAACATTTCCATCGCCTCGGAGATCGGTTCGGGGGCCTGCTGCGGATGCTGGCTCATGGCTGCACCTCGCGGCTGGTGCGAACCCACGCGGCTTTGCGCGAGGCGCTGCGCAGCATGGCGGGCACCAGCGAGAGCTTGCGCAGCACAAACCAGGGCGCTGCGAGCAGAGCCAGCGCGGCGCGGCCCGGATGCGGCGCGAGGCGCGCCGAGCGCACCACATAGCCAAGGCAGAGCGTGAGCCCGGCAAGTGCATAGGCCAGCAGCCACTCCGCACCCGTGAAGAGGCCCAGCGCAAGCGCCGCCAGCAGCAGCAGCAATCCAAAGGCAAAGGGCAGACTGAGCGCATCCAGCAGCACTTCGAGCGCGTGCAGGTTGCCGGCGAGCGAGGCGCGCAGCAGCGGAGCCATCATCTGGCGCACGAGCGCGATGCGTCCGCCCTCCCACCGCAGCCGCTGCGAGCGTCGGGCATCGCGGCTGGCGGCGGCGACTCCCCATACGCGAGCTTCGGCGGCAAAGGCGCAGCGGCGGCCGGCCAGCACCAGCAGCGCATGATATTCGCGATCTTCGGCAAGCCCATACGCATTCCATGGAACGGCGGCGATGGTCTCTGCGCGAAGCACGAATCCGTTGCCGAAGAGCCCCGAGGAGAAGCCTGCGCGGTCGCGGCCCAGAGGACGCACCGCGTTCATGCCGCGAAAGGCGAGCGCGCCGAGTTCCTGCCCGGTGTTGCCATACGCATTCGGCTCGCCCAGTTCATACCATGCCTGCGCAGCATCGGCATGCGCGAGCGCCTGCCGCAGCACCGCGAAGAGATTGCGGCTCACCTGCGTGTCGGCGTCAATCACGGCGATGGCGGCTGCGCCCTCTTTGAGCGCGATCTCGATGCCGTGGCGCAGGGCGTGGCCTTTTCCGGCAGGGCCTGCAAGGGGCTGCACACGCGCTCCGGCCTCTGCGGCGCGTGCGGCGGTGTTGTCTGTGCAATTGTGCGCAATCACGGTTACATTTACCGGATTTGGATCCGCCTTGGCCGCCGCGAGCACGCTTTGCACGGTGCGGGCGATGAGCGCTTCCTCATTGTGTGCCGGAATCAGCACCGTCAACGGACCCGGCAATAGCGTGCCTGCCGGACGCCCGGAGGAAAACCACCGGCCGAGGCAGGCCAGCGCCAGTTCCACGCACAGGGGCAGGGTGGCGAGAGCCGCGAGCAGGCCGAGCAGAAGAGCCGGGATATGGAAAGCGTGCGCCATGGTCAGGCCAGAACCCTCCGGAAGCGTTGCGGCTGGTACGGCAGCGCAGGCTCGGGTCCTGAGCCGCTGACGGAGTCAGTGGGTTGCAGGCCATGAATCCAGCCCGTGAGCAGAAAGAACAAATAGAAGACCTGCATGCCGAGATAGACGGTGGCGAGCGTGGCCAGAATGCCGCCCATGATGCCCATCAGGCAGAAGAGAAAGGCGCGGTCGGCAGGCCCGGTCATCCAGCGCATGGCGCGCAGCATGCGCCGCCAGTTCTCGACATTGATGAGCACAAAAAGCGCGAGCCCGATCAGCCCCTGCGTCACCGCGAGCAGCAGGTACTCATTGTCGATGGAGAACTGGTTGTGCATCACCGGATAGTCGGTGATGCCCCAGCCGATCAGCGGCCGCTCTTTGACAATGGGGATATAGTTCTTGAGCAGTTCGCGGCGGTAGATGGCATCCTGCTGTTCCAGATTCTTGGCCTGGGCAATCGTGCCGGAGGTGTAGCGATTGGCATAGCCCCAGCTCATGGCCAGCAACACCACGGCGGCCGCGGTCACCTTCCATGCGGCGCGGCGGATATCGCGCTGGCGGCCAACCCAGACAATGGCAATGGCCAGAATGGCTCCCAGCCACGGCCCGCGCGATTGCGTCATGAGCAGCCCGGCGATCATCGCGGCAAATATCGCGGTACGGATGCGCAGCGGTACGTATGCAAAGAAGCGCCGCGTGCCCCATTGCGGATAGGCGCGGCGCAGCCACATGCAGAAGAGCAGCCCGATCAGAAAGACCATGGCGCACAAAATAGACTGCGCATAAGGGCCGGCGATGCGGCCAAAGCCCCAGCGCATCTGCTGCGGCCAGATGATCGGCTCATCGGGAAAGACGTGCTTCCAGAGAGCCTGGGTGACGCTGCGCCCGCTCTTGAATTCATAAAGGCCCACTGCGGCCACAAACGAAAGCAGCACCACAAAGCGGCGGATGAACGCCGCGCGCAGGCGGTACGGCTCAATGAGCAACCGCCCGGCCATGTAGGGCAATACAGCGCCGGTGAGTTCTGAGAAGATGTCGAGGCCGCCGGTATGGGTGTTGGTCTGGCGCGATTCTGAGATGCCGACCAGCAGCACAAAGAGCGCGATCCATATATCGGTGAGCGACCACTGCCATTCGAGACGCCGCGAGGCGAGCAGCGCCGCCATCGCAATGCCGATGGGCAGAATGGCCGTCTCGCTGAACAGCAGCGGCGGCAGATGCTTGAGCCGAAGATCAAAGTACATGGGCAGCAGCAGAATGGTGGGCAGATAGACATCCAGCAGCACCTGGGGCACGGTGCGGCGGGCCAGCGCAAGGCAGGCCAGCAGACCGGGCAGCAGGATGACCAGCTTCATGGATCTTCGTCCCCTCGCGCTGTTGGCGGCGAGGTTCGCGGCCAGCACATGATCAATGGCTTAATCTTCGAGTAGCGGCGACTTGCGCGATACTCCGGTCGATTGGCGGTTGATGGTAATGGTACCCGGGGTGCGTGCCTTGCTGCTACGGGATTCGAGGATGTCCGCAGGCAGATAGCGCAGCAGCGTCAGGGCGTTGCGCAGGTAGCGGGGAAAGAGCCGCAACGGCTCCTGCGAGGCGCGGTAGAGCCATTCGAGTCCGCTGCGCTGCATCCAGAGCGGCGCGCGGCGCAGGCGGCCGGCGAGCAGGTCGAGCGTGCCGCCAATGCCGATCGAAACCGGTACCTTCAGGCGGTCGCGGTGCATGTAAATCCAGCGCTCCTGCTTGGGATTGCCAAAGGCAACCAGCAGAATATCGGGCCTGGCATTCTCAATGCGGCGCAGCATGCCATCGTGATCCATCTCTTCGAGCGAGGCAGCCTTGGGTGAGTCGCAGCCCACAAGGTTGATGTTGGGATACTGGCGGCGAAGCTCGGCAACCGCGCGCGCCATGACGCCGGCATCGGCGCCCAGCAGATAAATTCCATAGCCGCGCTCGGCCGAAGCCTGCGCCAGCAGGGGCACAAGGTCCACGCCCGTGACGCGCTGCTGCAGCGGCTTGCCCATCAGGCGCGAGGCCCACACAATCGGCATGCCATCGGCCAGCACCAGGCTGCACTCCCGCAGAATGCGCTTCACACAGGGATCTTTTTGAGCATGGGAGAGAAAATCGACATTGGCCGTTGCCACCTGGTGGGAGTCTCCGCTGGCAATCGCTGTTTCCACCCATTCCAGCGCCTCATGCTGCGAGACGTTGTGAAAGGGTACCCCCAGAATCGAAACCGCGTAGTGTGCGTGGCCCTTTGTCATTGCCTGGTCTCCCTGCCGCTCAAATTTGCTTGCGTTCTGCTTTGGCGGGGGACCATCGCACTCGCGTTCCGTCTGGCCTAAGCGGCCTTCCTGAACCCGGTTCCGGCCTCCCTTGCGGGACAGCCGGACGATTCGGGTTGACTCAAGTGTCCCCTGTTGGCGGTGAGACCTGTATCCCTGAATCGTGGCCCCAGACTACCACTTGTGGAGGGCCGAATACCACGGATGGGGGAGAAATAAAGGCAATGAATTGAGCCACATACAGCTTTAGTCACTCATCCGTGGTTACCCTGTTCTGCCTCGTAATCTGCTCGCGGAAGGTGGCCTGTGGTTACTGAAAATCGAGCTTCGGTAGACGTTCCAGCAGAGCAGCAGGGCTTACCAACGAATTACGGTCATGGAAAGCGCAGGAAGGGTAACTTTATCGCTCATGGTAACCATGTGAGTTGTCTGGATCATTACCATCGCGGACTGCTCATTGGTCAGCCCGGGCTGGCTGGCCGCGAGGCGCGAGATTTCCACCGGTTCGCCGGCATTGGGGGCTTGCGGACCCCTCAGCTCAATCGTGTGAGCGCGGCCAAGGTCGAGGTTGAAGAGCACCAGCGCATGGTGATGGGCCGAGCGAAAGGCAAAGGCATCGAGCAGTTGCGCGTGGGCGAGATCGACGGGGCCATTTGCGCTGTGAATGGCGAGCATCGGTCCGCCGCCCTCCATGCGCGCTTCGGTCTCCTGCGCCGGTTCGTTGCCGATGGCGAGATTGGCCAGCTCCGTGGTCAGGAATTGCGGGCGCTTGCGATTGGTGACGCCCATGTCCACCACGGTGCCCCACAGCGGAACCAGCTTGCCGTCATTGCGGCGGTACTCAAACTGCGGCAGCGAGAAGAGCAGCGCGTTGCGCACTCCGGCATCGCGCTGCATGCGCAACAGGTGATCGGCCACGGCGAGCCCGGCGGCGGCTGAGGCAGGGAAGCGCGCAAGCACCGCCTGCGAAGCCGTGCCCTCGGTGGTGTGCAGATTCACTTCATACACCGAGAGCGCCGCATGCCGGGCGGCGGCGAGGCGAGCGGCGGAGGCAACTTCGCTGTCCGGCTGCTCCCTGCTCTGTGCGGCGCTCTGCTCCATCTGCTCCATGGCCTGCGGCTGGGCCAGCAGAGGAGCGTAGGTGGCTTCGGGCGTAGCGGTATCGCTCAGGCTCCGCATCAGGTAAGGCGCAACGGCGAAGGTGTCAAACTGCGAGGCCGCGGCCAGTATCTGCGCATTGCGGGCCGGGTAATCGGCCTGTCCGCCGAGGATGAGGTCAAACTTGCCCGCGGAAAATCCCGGCGCGGCGCGCAGGGCGCTGAACAAGCTGGTCGCGCGCTGGCCGTAGGCGTGCGGATCCGTGATGGACTCGCCCGCAAAGCCTGAGTTCCATGTTTCGTTGCCCAGCTCCAGGTGAATGCGGCCGAAGGCGCTCGTCCAGGGCGCGGCATGATGAACGAGCAGGCGCAGCTTGCCCCACGGCGATGTGACGGGGCCGGAGAGATACTCGATCAGCTCGCGTCCTTCTTCGTCCGAGGTTGCGCTGGGCAGCGTAATCCAGGGATCGGCATGGACCGTTTTGCACAGTGTGAGAAATTCGCCCAGCCCCATCGGGATGGCCGGGTCGTCGAGCGACCACGCGGAGTAGCCCGTGCGCTCGCGCGCAAAGGGCGGCGCCAGCAGATTGGCGAGCGTGCTGCCCAGCTCCGCGCCGGTGGCCATGTAGCGCAGCACGCCGGGGTGCAGTTGCCGCAGCGCCGCGACCACCGATGCCCGGAAGGCCGTCGGATTGGCCGCGGCCTGCGGGCCTGCTTTCTCAAGCGACACATCGTCGAGCAGCACATTGCTGTGCGCGACATGAAAACTCAGCGCCGCCGTGGCCGGGGTAATGTCCACTTCATGGGCCGAAAATGCGAGTGTGTAGCTCTTCCACTGTGAAGTGAGCGTCAGGTTGCGCTGCAGGTAGGCAGGCATCGTGCCGCGTGCAACGCTCACCGCGAGCTGCGCGTGCGGACTGAGGCCGCGAGCCCTGAAGCGCAGCATGTACGCGCCGTGAAGCAGTACGAAGGTATGCCCGGCCGTGGAGTCAAAGTAGGACGAAACCGTAGCGGACTGGCCCGGCCCGTCCGCAAGAATGCGCAGCGCCTGACGGCCGGGCGAGCCGGGAGCAAGATCGTGCAATTCCGCAGCAAAGCTCGCACCGCCAGTGGCCTGCGTCCACCACCCCGCAGTGGGGTCGCCAGGGAAGGCCTTGTTGAGCACAAGATATTCGCCGGCATGCAACGGCGCGGCAAAGGTCAGCACCATGCCTCGCCGGGGATTATTTCTTGACGGAGGCTGCATGACGGCGACAGTGCCGGTCGCCGAGCCATTCAGCGTGCGGAAGTGCGCCCCCGTCCAGAAGCCGGGCGTCCAGGCCGCATCGGGGCGGCTGGCGGTGCAGGTCGTCGCCGTGACCTCCACGCAGCGAACTATGCTGCGATAGCGCGCGCCCTCAAAGCCGGGATTGCGGAAGATAAGATTCCGCATCATCTGGCCGGAGTCATAAAACGTCTGGTTGCCGAGATTGATGCCGAAGCGTTCCACCTGCGGACGCAGCACGCGGCCCGTCAGATCAATGCGCGTGACTCCGCTCGTGTTGGAGCGGGTGCCGCTTGCGGCGCGCGCCACATCGAGGCCATGCCAGCGGATGCCAGCGAAGGCCAGCGCGGCAGCGGCAATGGCGAGCAGCAGCGCCAGCCAGCGAAGGCCTGCGGATCGTGAGGAGCGGAGCGGAGAACCGGACGGCATGGAAATTTGTAACAGTCTGTGATGAATTTTCCGGGAATGAGCCGGAAGGCCGGTAACAGGGGGTTATTACCAGCGCGCTTAGTGTACCGGAACCGTATGCGGCAGCCGCAATGATACCTTGGAGCTATCGACGGCAAGTCGAATCCCCGGGAACCTGCTAGATATGAGAGACAATGCGCCGCAAGCCTTGCCGCGCCCGCGTGGCGGGGTTCGCATGGCAATGCTGATGAGCCAGTATCCGGCGATTTCGCACACCTTTTTTCTGGCGGAGGTGCTGGGGCTGCGGCGCGAGGGCTTTCATGTGGAGACGGTCTCCATCAATCCGCCCGACCGGCCGCTGCACGCGCTGCCGGTTGCGGAAGCCGAAGAAGCCCGAACTACCAAATATCTAAAGACCGGGCTTGCCGCGCAGATGCTGCGGGTGGCCGGCATCGTGTTGCGGCATCCTGTGGTGGTGCTGCGCGGCGTCGCCGCATCGATGCGATACGGCGCATGGGATCTCGGCCTGCAGGCCTGGGGACTCGCTTACCTGGCCGAGGGGCTGCTGCTGGGTGACTGGATGCGCCGCCGCAAGCTCGACCACCTGCACATTCACTTTGGCAGCAGTGTGGCCACCGTCGGCTATCTCGGCGCCAAGGCGTGGAAGATTCCATACTCCATGACCATGCATGGGCCCAACGAGTACTTCGACATGCGCGCCTACCGGCTGCTCACAAAGTTTTCGGCGGCGGAGTTTGTCATCTCCATCTCTGACTTTGGCCGCTGGAATGCGATGTTTCTGCTGCCTTCGCACCAGTGGCACAAGGTGCGCGTCTGCCGGTTGGGCATCTATCCCGAAAAGTTTGAGAGCGCAGCCCGCCCGCAGCCCGGCGAAGACCGCGAGCTGCATCTGTTGTGCGTGGGCCGTCTGGTGCCGGACAAAGGCCAGCGCATTCTGCTGCGCGCCGTGAAGGCGCTGCATCAGCAGGGCATGCGCTTTCGCCTCACGCTCGTGGGCCGGGGCAGCGAACGCGAGGCGCTTGAGCAATACGCCCGTGCGCATCAGTTGCCCGTCACCTTCACCGGGGCGCTCGACCACGACACCACGCTGGCGCTGGTGCAGACCGCGGATGTGTTCGTGCTGCCCAGCTTTGCCGAGGGCATTCCCATTGCGTTGATGGAGGCGATGGCCGCGCGCGTCCCCTGCGTTTCGACCACGGCCTGTGGAATTCCGGAGCTGATTCGCCACGGCGAAGAGGGCCTGCTGGTGCCGCCCGGCGACGAGGCTCTACTGTCCGAGGCGCTGCGGCGCTTGCTGCTTGATGAAGCATTGCGCGCGCAACTCGGTGAGGCCGGACGCCGCCGCGTGCTGGCGGACTATAACCTCGAAGAAAATATTCCCCGCAAGGCGCGCTTGCTCGAAGAACTGCTCGCCGATGCGCGCCACCGGCAAAGGTCCGGCGCATGAGTGCCATCGAAAAGCCCGCCAGTGTCGCGCTTGTGGTGATCTCGTTCAACACGCGCGAGATGTTGCGCGACTGTCTGGCCACGGTGTTTGCCGAGCAGGAATCACTCCAGTCCGCCACCGGGCGCGCCCTTGAGGTGCATGTGGTGGACAATGCCTCGCGCGATGGCTCGGCCGATATGGTCGCGGCGGAGTTTCCCGCTGTCCACCTTACGCGCAGCAAGATCAATCTGGGGTTTGGTCCGGCAAACAACCTCGCGCTGCGGACCATTCTGGCCGAGGGCCGCGCCGAGTACATCGTGCTGCTCAACTCCGACGCCTTTCTGCATCCGGGTGCGCTGGCTGAGGCCGTGCGGCAGATGGACGCCGCACCCCGCGCGGGCGCGGGCGGAGCGCGGCTGGTGCATGGTGACGGACGCTGGCAGGCCTCCGCGCGGCGCTTTCATTCGCTGCTCGACGATGCCATCGTGGCGACGGGGCTGGCGGCAAAGTTTCCTTACTCGCGCTTCTTTGGCCGCTTTGACCGCACCTGGGCCGACCAGAATCAAGCCGCGCAGACTGACTGGGTGCCCGGCGCATTCATGATCCTGCGCGCCGAAGCGTTGCGCGCCGTGGGCATTTTTGATGAGCGCTTCTTTCTCTATTACGAAGAGGTGGATCTATGCCGTCGCATGCACGCCGCGGGCTGGCAGGTGTGGTACTGGCCCGGCATTGGTGTGACGCACCTGTGCGGCGAGTCCTCGCGCACGCTGCGAGAGCTCGACTACTCCTCACGCGAAGCGCAGGTGGTTAAGTGGCGCATGCGCAGCATGATGCTCTATTACCGCAAGCATCATGGCGCGCAGGCGTGGCTCTCCATGAGCATGGAGCGCCTGCACCGGCGCATCATCCTCCTGCGCAACCGCTGGAGCCGCCAACCGGAGCGGCGCATTCGCGCGCAGCAGCAGACCAGTCTGCTCGCGCTCTTGCGCGATGCGTGGCATGAGACGCAGGGCGGCCGTGTATCTCCGCCGCAGCCGTGGTAAAACGGCGGAAGGGCATTGAGCGATGGGCGGAATGAAGGGCATTCTTTCGGCAATTCTCAGCGCATTGCTGCGCGCCACGCACGGCATGCGTCGCGGAGGCCGCCGCTTGTGGCATCACGCGCGGCTGGCCTCGCAGTTGCGGTATCCCGTGCCGGCCTCGGTGGTCATTGAGGGCCGCGCGTTTGTCTATGGCACAGGCGCGATTCGCATCGGCGAGCGTGCGCTGCTCTACCCTCACCTCTATCTCGAAACGCAGCAGCAGGCAGAGATCGTTCTCTCTGACGATGTGGTGCTTTCGACAGGCGTTCATATCGCCGCGCGCGCGGGCATTCGCGTAGGTCGCGGCACCATGATTGGCGAATACACCAGTCTGCGCGATGCCAACCACGCGCGCGAAGAGGGCAGACCCGTGCGCGACTCCGGCTATGTCACGCAGCCCATCGTGATTGGCGAAGACGTATGGATTGGCCGCGGAGTCATCGTGCTCGGCGGCGTCACCATCGGCGACCGCGCCACCATTGGCGCCAACGCGGTCGTCACGCGCGACGTGCCTGCGGGAGCCGTGGTGGCGGGCGTGCCCGCACGGCCCCTGCGCGGCTAGCGCAAATATCTACTTCGTCTGCTTCACAAAAATATCTTTCGGCAAAATCGCATGCACTCCGACGTTGTGATCCACAAGCTGCGTGATGTCCACATCCACGGCGACAGACGTGAGCATGTAGGCCTCATCGCGCGTGAGATGCTTCTGCGCCACCAGAAAGCCGATCATGTTGCGCACAGCCATCTTGGTTGCGGTCTCAAGGTCGGGGCTGAAGCCCATGGTGATGTAGCTGGTCGGCGTCTCCGCCTCGGGCCACAGCAGATGCTCATGCTTGTGCACCACAAAGCGAAAGGTGCCGGTCAGGAACGTCTCCATCGCGGTGATGTCCACTTCACCGTTGCCTTGCCCGGCGTGGCCGTCGCCAGCTTCAAAGAGCGCGCCTTTGGCAAAGACCGGAATGTAGAGCTTTGTGCCCGCGACGAGCAATTTGTTGTCCATGTTGCCCGCGTTCATCCACGGCGGCACGCTGCTGTAGCGACCGGCCGAAGGCGGCGGCGCATCGCCCATGCTGCCAAAGAAGGGATGCAGCGGAATCCGGATGCCGGGCGCAAAATCCGCGACCATATGTTGGCGGTCGAGTGGAATGATTTTTGTGCGGCCATAGGGAAAATCGTTGGGCAGAAAGCCCTCCCCTACGCCGAATCCGTTGCATGCAAAGTCGGTGTCGAGATGCACCTTCAGAATGTCCACTTCGAGCACGTCGCCGGGCTCCGCGCCTTCAATCGCGACGGGGCCGGTGAGGATATGCCCGCCCGGGCCGCGGTCATGCACCTGATCGTAAATCTGTTGATTGTAGGCGGGGATGGCCGACGCGGGCACGCCCTCTTGTTCGAGCCGCGTTGAAGGGCCGCAGGTGGAGAGCGTCTGCATGGTCACCACGTCGCCGGAATGCACCGTGAGCACCGGCCTGGCCTGCGACCAGTAGTAGCCCCAGGCCACGGTATGGGGCGAGGCAGGCAGAAAAACAGGCTTCGAAGATGTTTGCGCGGCGGCGCATACGGCCATCAGAAAGGGGAGTACGGCGGCCAGGTGAAGCTTCATGCGGAATAACCTCGTGCAAAAAAATCCGCGGCACTCAGGCCGCAGCCAGATGTTGGAAACGCAGGGCGAAAGTAAAGATTTCTGCATCGTAATGCGAAGGGGAAGAAGATGCCATGAGGATTTGCCGTATGCACCGCCGAATGGGCACTTGCGGCGCGGCTGCGCCCATGGTACATATGAATCATTCAAGTTTGCTCCTAAAGAGCGAGCCTGAATTTCATGAAGAGTGGCTGAGGGACGGGCCCTGTGACGCCACGACAACCGGCTCGAGCAATTCGGGACATCGGTGTCAACTCTCTCCTGCGTAACGGCGGGGAACATGAGATTCGGGGGTGCAGCAGGATCGCATCTCGCTGAATTCCAGAAGTGTTAGAGTTCGCAGGATTCGCCAGAGTGTATCTGCTCTGGGGTTTCGTGCAAGCGTCAGCAGGCCCGGTAAGGTGTAGCCCTGGCTTCTTCTTCGAGGAAGAGGAAACGGCATGGCTGTGGCTTTTGAACTTCGTTGTCGTGAGTGCGGACGATCCTATGGAAACGCTCCGCTGTCGATTTGCGAGGACTGTTTTACGCCGCTGGAGGTATTCTGCGATCTCGAAGCGGCGCGTGGCGAGTTTACGCGCGAGAAGATTGCGGCTGGCCCCACGAGCATGTGGCGCTACAAGGCGCTGCTGCCGGTCGCGGAAGATTTTGAGCCGGTCACGCCCGCCGGCTGGACGCCTCTGCTGAAGGCTCCGAACCTTGGCCGCCGCATCGGCGCCAACAATCTCTACATCAAGAACGACGCCGTGTGCCTGCCCACGCTGAGCTTCAAAGATCGCGTGGTCGCCGTGGCTCTGGCCAGCGCCAAGGCCTTTGGATTCGATACGGTCGGCTGCTCCTCGACCGGCAACCTCGCCAATGCCGTAGCCGCGCAGGCCGCGCGCATGGGACTCAAGACCTTCATTCTCGTCCCGGCCGATCTTGAGGCCGCAAAGATTCTCAACACGCAGGTCTACGGCGCAAATCTGGTGCGCATCGACGGCAACTATGACCACGTGAACCGTCTCTGCTCGCAGATTGCCGACCGCTACCACTGGGGCTTTGTGAATGTAAATCTGCGCCCCTACTATGCCGAAGGCTCCAAGAGCGTGGGCTTTGAAATCGCCGAACAGCTTGGCTGGCGCTTGCCTGACAACGTGGTGGTCCCCATGGCCGGCGGCTCGCTGATCCGCAAGATTCACAAGGCGTTTCGTGAGCTGGTCGCGCTCGGCCTGGTCGAAGACAAGCATGTGCGCTTCTTTGGCGCGCAGGCCACCGGATGCTCGCCCATTGCTGCCGCTGTGAAGGCGGGCCGCACTGAGATTGAGCCGCAGCGCCCTTCGACGATTGCGCGTTCGCTCGCGATCGGCAACCCGGCCGATGGCCGCTACGCCGCCGCGCTCATTCAGGAGACGGGCGGTTATGCCGAAGATGTGTCCGACGTGGAGCTGGTCTCCGCAATTCAGGAGCTGGCCGAAACCGAAGGCGTCTTCACCGAGACGGCCGGCGGCGTGACCACGGCGGTGACCGCGCGGCTCTATGCGCATGGCCGC
The DNA window shown above is from Acidobacterium capsulatum ATCC 51196 and carries:
- a CDS encoding acetamidase/formamidase family protein yields the protein MKLHLAAVLPFLMAVCAAAQTSSKPVFLPASPHTVAWGYYWSQARPVLTVHSGDVVTMQTLSTCGPSTRLEQEGVPASAIPAYNQQIYDQVHDRGPGGHILTGPVAIEGAEPGDVLEVDILKVHLDTDFACNGFGVGEGFLPNDFPYGRTKIIPLDRQHMVADFAPGIRIPLHPFFGSMGDAPPPSAGRYSSVPPWMNAGNMDNKLLVAGTKLYIPVFAKGALFEAGDGHAGQGNGEVDITAMETFLTGTFRFVVHKHEHLLWPEAETPTSYITMGFSPDLETATKMAVRNMIGFLVAQKHLTRDEAYMLTSVAVDVDITQLVDHNVGVHAILPKDIFVKQTK
- a CDS encoding glycosyltransferase family 4 protein, translated to MAMLMSQYPAISHTFFLAEVLGLRREGFHVETVSINPPDRPLHALPVAEAEEARTTKYLKTGLAAQMLRVAGIVLRHPVVVLRGVAASMRYGAWDLGLQAWGLAYLAEGLLLGDWMRRRKLDHLHIHFGSSVATVGYLGAKAWKIPYSMTMHGPNEYFDMRAYRLLTKFSAAEFVISISDFGRWNAMFLLPSHQWHKVRVCRLGIYPEKFESAARPQPGEDRELHLLCVGRLVPDKGQRILLRAVKALHQQGMRFRLTLVGRGSEREALEQYARAHQLPVTFTGALDHDTTLALVQTADVFVLPSFAEGIPIALMEAMAARVPCVSTTACGIPELIRHGEEGLLVPPGDEALLSEALRRLLLDEALRAQLGEAGRRRVLADYNLEENIPRKARLLEELLADARHRQRSGA
- a CDS encoding glycosyltransferase; this encodes MAHAFHIPALLLGLLAALATLPLCVELALACLGRWFSSGRPAGTLLPGPLTVLIPAHNEEALIARTVQSVLAAAKADPNPVNVTVIAHNCTDNTAARAAEAGARVQPLAGPAGKGHALRHGIEIALKEGAAAIAVIDADTQVSRNLFAVLRQALAHADAAQAWYELGEPNAYGNTGQELGALAFRGMNAVRPLGRDRAGFSSGLFGNGFVLRAETIAAVPWNAYGLAEDREYHALLVLAGRRCAFAAEARVWGVAAASRDARRSQRLRWEGGRIALVRQMMAPLLRASLAGNLHALEVLLDALSLPFAFGLLLLLAALALGLFTGAEWLLAYALAGLTLCLGYVVRSARLAPHPGRAALALLAAPWFVLRKLSLVPAMLRSASRKAAWVRTSREVQP
- a CDS encoding O-antigen ligase family protein translates to MKLVILLPGLLACLALARRTVPQVLLDVYLPTILLLPMYFDLRLKHLPPLLFSETAILPIGIAMAALLASRRLEWQWSLTDIWIALFVLLVGISESRQTNTHTGGLDIFSELTGAVLPYMAGRLLIEPYRLRAAFIRRFVVLLSFVAAVGLYEFKSGRSVTQALWKHVFPDEPIIWPQQMRWGFGRIAGPYAQSILCAMVFLIGLLFCMWLRRAYPQWGTRRFFAYVPLRIRTAIFAAMIAGLLMTQSRGPWLGAILAIAIVWVGRQRDIRRAAWKVTAAAVVLLAMSWGYANRYTSGTIAQAKNLEQQDAIYRRELLKNYIPIVKERPLIGWGITDYPVMHNQFSIDNEYLLLAVTQGLIGLALFVLINVENWRRMLRAMRWMTGPADRAFLFCLMGIMGGILATLATVYLGMQVFYLFFLLTGWIHGLQPTDSVSGSGPEPALPYQPQRFRRVLA
- a CDS encoding glycosyltransferase family 2 protein, which encodes MSAIEKPASVALVVISFNTREMLRDCLATVFAEQESLQSATGRALEVHVVDNASRDGSADMVAAEFPAVHLTRSKINLGFGPANNLALRTILAEGRAEYIVLLNSDAFLHPGALAEAVRQMDAAPRAGAGGARLVHGDGRWQASARRFHSLLDDAIVATGLAAKFPYSRFFGRFDRTWADQNQAAQTDWVPGAFMILRAEALRAVGIFDERFFLYYEEVDLCRRMHAAGWQVWYWPGIGVTHLCGESSRTLRELDYSSREAQVVKWRMRSMMLYYRKHHGAQAWLSMSMERLHRRIILLRNRWSRQPERRIRAQQQTSLLALLRDAWHETQGGRVSPPQPW
- a CDS encoding WecB/TagA/CpsF family glycosyltransferase yields the protein MTKGHAHYAVSILGVPFHNVSQHEALEWVETAIASGDSHQVATANVDFLSHAQKDPCVKRILRECSLVLADGMPIVWASRLMGKPLQQRVTGVDLVPLLAQASAERGYGIYLLGADAGVMARAVAELRRQYPNINLVGCDSPKAASLEEMDHDGMLRRIENARPDILLVAFGNPKQERWIYMHRDRLKVPVSIGIGGTLDLLAGRLRRAPLWMQRSGLEWLYRASQEPLRLFPRYLRNALTLLRYLPADILESRSSKARTPGTITINRQSTGVSRKSPLLED
- the thrC gene encoding threonine synthase; the encoded protein is MAVAFELRCRECGRSYGNAPLSICEDCFTPLEVFCDLEAARGEFTREKIAAGPTSMWRYKALLPVAEDFEPVTPAGWTPLLKAPNLGRRIGANNLYIKNDAVCLPTLSFKDRVVAVALASAKAFGFDTVGCSSTGNLANAVAAQAARMGLKTFILVPADLEAAKILNTQVYGANLVRIDGNYDHVNRLCSQIADRYHWGFVNVNLRPYYAEGSKSVGFEIAEQLGWRLPDNVVVPMAGGSLIRKIHKAFRELVALGLVEDKHVRFFGAQATGCSPIAAAVKAGRTEIEPQRPSTIARSLAIGNPADGRYAAALIQETGGYAEDVSDVELVSAIQELAETEGVFTETAGGVTTAVTARLYAHGRIHPDELTVTCITGNGLKTTDALQGSYELEQAVRPRLADFEAYVEEKKFQHELVLEGSYAR
- a CDS encoding acyltransferase codes for the protein MKGILSAILSALLRATHGMRRGGRRLWHHARLASQLRYPVPASVVIEGRAFVYGTGAIRIGERALLYPHLYLETQQQAEIVLSDDVVLSTGVHIAARAGIRVGRGTMIGEYTSLRDANHAREEGRPVRDSGYVTQPIVIGEDVWIGRGVIVLGGVTIGDRATIGANAVVTRDVPAGAVVAGVPARPLRG